Proteins encoded together in one Musa acuminata AAA Group cultivar baxijiao chromosome BXJ3-6, Cavendish_Baxijiao_AAA, whole genome shotgun sequence window:
- the LOC135641390 gene encoding TPD1 protein homolog 1-like, protein MSPEQLRMRTVIALILLLTFGTTLMCVSGLRATVTSSSSSSSSKSTNRIGNQCSMDDIVLHQDATPPLPSGIPTYTVNVQNLCPLKDGCAMGQIHLSCGKFSSARQINPSIFRRLSINDCLLNDGRPLRPGETISFQYANSFSYPMAVSSATCVPSA, encoded by the exons ATGTCGCCGGAGCAGCTGAGGATGAGAACTGTTATAGCGCTAATCCTTCTGCTTACCTTCG GTACAACCTTGATGTGTGTTAGTGGTTTGCGTGCAACGGTGAcgtcttcgtcctcctcctcttcctccaaatcGACAAATCGGATAGGAAACCAGTGCAGCATGGATGACATCGTGTTGCACCAAGACGCGACGCCGCCGCTGCCCAGTGGGATCCCAACGTACACGGTGAATGTGCAGaatctttgcccgttgaaagacGGGTGTGCCATGGGCCAAATCCACCTAAGCTGCGGCAAGTTTAGCAGCGCTCGCCAAATCAACCCCAGCATCTTCCGCCGCCTCAGCATCAACGACTGCCTCCTCAACGACGGCCGCCCCCTCCGCCCGGGCGAAACCATCTCTTTCCAGTACGCCAACTCCTTCTCTTACCCCATGGCTGTTTCCAGCGCCACCTGCGTCCCCTCAGCCTAA